In the genome of Campylobacter concisus, the window GAGCTAAAGACCCCACTTGGCGTAGCTGGCATGAACCTTGAGATGCTTGGGCTTGAAAACAAGTATATAACTCGCATCAAAAACGCCTTAAAACAGATGCAAATAACCTACGAAGATGTCGAGTATTTTATAAAGCGTGGCTACATAAAATTTCCACTTGAGCGGCTAAATTTAGGCGAATACATAATAGAGCGAGTGAAATTTCTCTCAAGTGTGGCTGAAGTTAAGCACATCGTTGTAAAGACAAATTTAGCAAGCGATGCATTTACTATGCTAAGCAAGGTCGAAGCTCAGCGCATCATCGATAACACCATCACAAACGCCATAAAATACAGCCAAAAGGAGAGCGAGATACTAATAAATTTAAGCTTTGAGGATGAGCGCATAAAGCTTAGTGTGCAAGACTTTGGCAAGGGGATAAAGGACGTCAAAAAGGTCTGGAAGCGCTACGTTAGAGAGGATGAAATCCAAGGCGGCTTTGGCTTAGGGCTAAATATCGTCAGCGAAATTTGCCAAAAACATGACATTTTATACGGCGTTGATAGCGTCTACGGCGAGGGCAGCACCTTTTATTATAAATTTAAACGAGCTTAAATTAAGCATAAAAGCGTAAAATGAAGCCTTAAATTTAGAAGGAAAAACTTTGGATAGAATCGTTGAAATCGAAAAAGTAAGCTTTGAAAATGACTTTGAAGTCTCGCTTAGACCGACCAAATTTGAAGACTACATCGGACAAGAAAAGATAAAACAAAATTTAGACGTCTTTATAAAAGCAGCCAAAAAGCGAAATGAGTGCCTAGATCACGTGCTATTTTACGGCCCTCCAGGACTTGGTAAGACGACCCTCGCTCACATCATCGCAAACGAAATGGGCGTAAGTATCAAAATGACCGCAGCGCCGATGATAGAAAAGAGTGGTGATCTAGCGGCGATCCTTACAAATTTACAAGAGGGCGACGTGCTTTTTATCGATGAGATCCACCGCCTAAGCCCAGCTATCGAGGAGGTGCTTTACCCTGCGATGGAGGACTTTAGACTTGATATTATAATTGGCTCAGGACCAGCTGCTCAGACTATCAAGATAGATCTGCCAAAATTTACGCTTATTGGCGCAACGACGCGTGCTGGCATGATCTCAGCGCCACTTAGAGATCGCTTTGGGATGGATTTTAGACTGCAGTTTTACACAAGCAGCGAGCTAAGCCGTATCGTACAGATCGCCTCAGCCAAGCTTGGCAAAGAGTGCGACAAAAACGCCTCGCTTGAGATCGCCAAACGCTCACGTGCCACGCCTAGGATCGCTCTTAGATTATTAAAGCGAATTCGCGACTTTGCCGAGGTAAATGACGAGCAAATCATCAGCCACGAGCGCGCAAAAGAGGGACTTAACGCACTTGGTGTAAATTCGCTTGGATTTGATGAGATGGATATTAGGTATTTAGAAATTTTGATGCAAGCAAGGCGCCGTCCTATGGGGCTGAGCACGATCGCTGCGGCACTTAGTGAGGACGAGGGCACGGTTGAGGATGTCATCGAGCCATATCTGCTTGCAAATGGCTTTATCGAGCGCACTGCAAAGGGTAGGATCGCGAGTGCGAAGTGCTTTGAGACCTTTAATGTCAAGATTGACATCGAAAAAGGGCTTTTTGAGTAGCAAAATTTAAATTTGGAGCAAAAATGGGCGAGCCACATCTTTGTCCTAGGTGCAAGCAAAGGACGATTTACTTTGATGGGATCTGCTATGATTGCAGGCAAAAAGAGAAGCTGGAGTTTTATCAAGGTTTAAGCGAGGCTGAGATTAAGCAAAAGTTAAAAAATGTCCTAGCTCACACAGACGAGATAGGCAAATATGATGAAATTTATAGCGATCTTGTCTATATTTTCTACCTGCACGGCATTTGCGACGAGCAGATAATAAGAGAAGTGACCAAAGAGTGTGAATACTACCCATTTGAAATTTACAAAAACGCTCCAAGCGACGTGAGAGACGAGCTCATAAATAGTCTAAATGGCGCTGAAAATATCGTAAAAATAAATCACATCCTTTGCGCACTTGCATGGCAGGGCGATGAGGTGGTGAGGGAGCTATTTTTTAAGCTCTATAATGCGCCAAAGCCTTGGAAAGCAAAGCTTTACGTCGATACTGACGCATACGCTCAGGTTGCTGGCTGGAGCTTTGACGAGAGTGGTAAGAGAAGAAACCTAGTTTTTGATAGGTGTTTTACATGTGGGCCAAGCCAAAACGTAGATGCAAGCATTAAATTTAAAGCACTGAGTGATGAAAAATGTAAATTTTGTAGCGGCGAGATGCTGGAATTTATCATCAAAAAAGAGAGTCTAAAACGACTTGGCTTAGAGCTTAAAAACGATGCTGTGCTCAAATTTTGCCCAACATGTGTTGGCCTTGTGCAGTATTTTTGCCAAAATGACGGCAATAGCGTGCAAACAGAGGTAGTGGGCGAGGGCGAGAGTGATGACTATTTAAGAGACGCTGTGGCAACGCTTGATGGGCAAAAATTTGAGCTAGCTAGCGAGGTTTGCGCTCACTACTCGTATATGATAGATAGCGAAATTTTGCTTGGTGGATATCCGCAGTGGGAGCAAGATGCTGAGTATTTAAAATGTCCAAAATGTAGCAAAAGCATGAAATATCTAGCACAAATTCCTCTTGGAAGTCTAGTAGATGGCGAGGGAACTATATATGTTCAAATCTGTGATGAGTGTGAGATTATCGGGGCAAATTTTCAGTGCACGTAAAAGGCTAAATTTATATGAGCTTTTGAGCTAGAAATTTTACGTAAAACTATAAATTTATCTAAATTTACTAAGCGCCAGTAGCATGCTAAAAATGTCAAAAGCCTAGCCACACTTGCTAGCTTTGCAAGCTTGATGGTAAAGAGCTTGAGCAAATTTGGGAAGCAAATGAGCAGCTCTGATAAATTTGCTATAATTACCCCATTTTAAGGGAGCGAGATGAACAATAGACTATTTTTTGGAATTTTTGTATTTTGTGCTTTGGCTTTGGTGGTCTATCTTTTTAAACCATATCTACTTGATATTTTTATCGCTGCACTGCTTGCTGTCGCGGTTTCAAATGTCCAAATCGCATTTTTATCGCTCACTAAAAACCGCAAGACGCTTTCATCGGCTCTTACCACGTCTGTGCTTCTTTGCTTATTTATCGCCCCACTTCTTTATGCGGTAGTTGAGATCGCAAAATACGCAGCTGGCTTTGATATAAACAATGTCACAAAGACTATCGAATTTATCAAAAATTATGATTTTAGGATGCCTGAGTCGATAAATTTTTTAGAGCCAAAGATAAAAGAATTTATCGGCGGACTTGATATTAAAATGCTTTTTTCTCAACTTGCGACAAATCTTGCAAGTCTAGGTAAGTTAAGTCTTAAATTTGGCGTTGATATGATCATTATTTTGGTCTTTTTCTTCTTTTGTAATCTTTATGGCAATGAACTAATAAGCTATCTAAAATATGCACTTCCGCTAAAGCAAGATGACACAGAGTCTATTTTAAGCGAAGTTGGTAACGTTATGAGCGTGGTCTTTTATTCAACCATTGCAAATATGATAATCCAAGGCTTTTTGTTTGCCATAATAACAAGTTTTTACGGCTATGACGGTGTGCTAACTGGCATCTTTTTTAGCTTTGCTTCGCTTATTCCAGTTGTTGGCGGCATTTTGGCATGGGGGCCTATTAGTATCTATGAATTTGCAAATGCCAACATAGCAGCAGCGATAACTATCGCAATTTATACGATCGTAGTGATCTCATTTGCAGCTGATACGCTTTTAAAACCACTTGTTATTAAATTTATAAACTCAAAGCTGGTTAAAATACCAACAAAAATAAATGAACTTCTTATATTCTTTGCGATGCTCGCCGGCATCACGACATTTGGGTTTTGGGGTGTGATCCTTGGACCAGCGATCGTGACATTTTTTATCTCGACTATCAAACTTTATACGCTTTTAAGAGAGAGAAATTTTGTATAAAAATAGGAACAAATATGATCTATGAAGATAAATTTATAAAAATCGAGCGTGAAGACAATGAACTTCCTTGGATAAAAATTTTTACCATTAAGCCATTTCGTGAGCTAAGCGATTGTGATGAAGCGAGTAGGGCAAGACTATTTGAAGCGATGCTTATAAGTGAAAAGGCGATGCTTGAGTTTTATAAACCAACCAAGATAAATATCGCTAGTTTTGGTAACTACGTGCCACATGTGCATATTCATGTTATTGCTAGATTTAGTAATGACGCATTTTTCCCAGATAGCGTTTGGGCTAATCCAAAAAGAAAAAGCGAGCTTGCGTTGCCAGAATTTGATAAATTTGCAAAATTTTTAGAAGAAAAGTTAAGGGCTAGTTTTGAGTAAATACAAAAAATATTTTAATATTTACATCGTTTTAGTCGTTTTTGCGGTGCTTGGTAGCCTTTTTTATTTTCTTTACAGCTCTTATATGGCTGAAAAGATGCAAAATAATATGCGAGTCTTTTTTGATTACCAGGTAAAACAGCTTAATAAAAGTATAGATGATGAGAAATTTTCATCAATGGCGATCTCTATCTTGCTTGCTCAAAATGAGTCTATACAGATGTGCTTGCTAGGGCAAAGCCGCGATGAATGCATAAAAAATATCGAAAATTTAACCAAAACCCTTGGCGCAGCATCGATGTATAATAACATTAAGCTTCACATTTATGATAAAGATCTAAAAAGCTATGTAAGGAGTTGGGATCTAAACAGATATGGCGATATGATCGCTAGTAGTAGGTTTTTAGTGCAAGAGTCAAGGCATCAAAACAAGCCCATGGTTGGCATCGAGGCGTGGTATGCTGGAACGCATATAAGGCTGTCTCAAACGTAGTACGTGATGGTAAAATTATTGGCAACATTGAGGTTTTATTAAATTTTGACTCACTTGGAAATTATTTTAAAAAGCAAGGAATTGATCTATTTGTTCTTTTGGCAAAAGACAAGATGCCATCTCGTAAAAGCATTCCAAGTGATCAAATTTTAAATGATTATTACATCGAAAATTTAAGCAGTGCAAATTTAAACATAGTAGGTTTTTTGCGTGATATTAATTTTAAAGAATATGAATTTTACATTTATAAAACACACTACTTTTGCGTGGTGCCACTAATAGACGCTAGCAACACACAAATAGGCTATTATGTGCTTCATGTAAATACCAATGAAAAAGAGCGAAATATTTCACAAAATTATTTCGAGTCAGAAGAGCTTTTTTAATTTAAGCTATTTAATAAAATTTTTATTTGTATTTTAGATAAAAATGGTGGAAGCGAGGGCTACCATATTTAAAATAGATATACCTATAATATAGGATGATAACAAGTTTATTTATTTTTTAATATCCGTAAAAATATCCGTTTATTTTTTATCATATAAATTTATAAAATTTAGGAAAATATTATCTACCCTTTTTAATTAAAAAAGGATAATAAATGAACCTATCTCCTGAACTATATCTAAAATTTGCCAAAGATGTAGAGCCTGAAATTTTTGAAAACAAGACACCTAAATTTCATTTAGAAATAATCCGTTTTATTGACGGTGAAGGTCAGTATAAAGCTATAGCAGTATTTCGCGGCGCCGGTAAGACCACCCTGCTAAATAAAATTTATGTCTTAAGTCGCCTTTATTTTGCTGCTGAACCTTTTATTATGATAGTCTCGGCCAACGAGGATAAAGCGACAGCATTTTTGGAAGCCATCAAAGGGAGTATCGATAAGGCATCGGCTAAAGGTTATGCCATAGCTCGTGGTAAGGCTTGGAATAAAGGATTTATTGAGGTTATTATAAATCAAGGCATGAAAGATGAAGATGGCAAAAGTATAGAGAAAAAATGCTACGTAGTATCTCTCTCGGCAGGGCAAGATCCTCGTGGTATGAATATCGACAACATGCGCCCAACGTTGCTAATCATCGATGATCTGGAGAGTAAAGTCGGCAGATACCCTATCGACTCAAACGCCAACCGCCAAAAGCTTCGTAGCTGGTTTTATGCCGATTTATTACCTACTTTGCACCCTACACGTGGTAAGGCTGTGATATTGGGTACTATACTACACGAAGATAGTATCCTAAACAATATCGTAAATAGTACGGAAGAGATGGATGCCAAACAAGAGTGGATATACATAAAAATTCCAATCATCAAAAATGGTACAAGTTCATGGCCGTCTCGCTTCCCAATGGATAAAATCAAAAAAATACAAAGCACCCTAGTATCAAAAGGGCTGGCAAATGAATTTTATCAAGAGTATATGTGCGCCGCGATAGATCCGCAAAAGGCTATCTTTAAGCGTGAGTATTTTAGATATTTTAAGGGTGTTGAGTATAGGACGGATGAACCATTTACGACGATAACGGTAACTGATGGAGTAAACAAGCAAGAGTTAAAAATCAGACGAGCAAATAAAATAGAGCTAGAAAATTGTGAAAAAATTTGGCTAAAAGAGTGCCAAATTTATACCGTGTCCGATATATCAAGTGGAAAAGGCAGAGATCAGACCGCCTATGTCACCTTTGCAATTGACAGGCAAAATAGACTTTTTATAATCGACATCACGAGCGGATATTTTACTCCGTTTGAGCGAAGCTTGCGAGTAATCGAAATTTATCTCACATTTTACCCAATGCGTATCGGCATAGAAAAGGCCGGTATGCAAAATGACTTTTTCTACACGATCGACACTATTCAAAAGCTAACTGGTGTAAATTTACCAATAGATCCGCTTAGCCATGGTGGCAACTCTAAGAACAAACGTATCTCAAATTTAGAGCCCTACTATCGCACTAGACAAATTTATCATAATGCAAGTTTAAACGCTACAGATGAGCTTGAGGCACAGCTGCTAGGGTTTGATCCTGAGACGGAAAGCAAGAGTGATGATATCATGGATGCAGAAGCTTATATTTTACAGTACATTGCAGGGCGATTTTTTGATGAGAGTTATGATGAAATTTATGATGAATATGCAGAGGAAGAGAGCTGGGTGTGAAATTATCAAATATATTTTTAAAACAAAAGATAGTAGATTGTCGTATGTTATTGATGCTAAATATATGGCGAGCTAGTCATAACGCAGATAAACTAATCCTTAAATAGTTTTATACGTTTTTTAGGAAACTCATAAATTAGACTACACGTAAAAAAACGGAGTAGTCTATGAATGAGGATTTAAATTTAATCGAGCGAGCATTTCGTGATCTTGAGCAACATAAAAAAAGATTCCTAGAATGTGAGCGAGCATTTCGTGCCGAGTATGAGGGCGAAGATAACCGTACTACAAAACGCAAAAACTCTGAGAGAAGCCGCTCAAAACTATACATTCCCCTAATAAAAACTACCATCTTTATCATTCATGCGATTTTTAAAACAAGCTTCATGAGCGATCGTTGTCCAATAGAGATCACACGTATTGGGCGTAGAAGCGATAATGATCTAATCTTACAAAATGCACTTACTGCTGTATTGAAAAACAGATGGAAGAAAAAAGAGCATCGTGTTGGCCTAAGCAAAGCTGTCATGAGCGCACTATATCTACCTCTTGGCATAGTAAATTTATTTTATGACAAAGAGCAAGGCGATATCGCTACACGTTTTATATCAATTACTGATCTAGCGTTCGACAAGCATGCAAGTGATATCAACGACATAGAATACGTCTGCTACAAATGGCGTCAATCCGTGCGCCAGGTCGAAGAAAAAATCAAAACGAAATTTTACAAAGGTAAAGACAAAGATCTCATTTTGGGCTCAAAGGTAGAGTGGAGCCAGAGGGTGCAGATGAAAGATATCTACAAAAAGGTCTATGTAAACGGCCGCCAGATGTGGGAGCTAAAGAGCTTCGCTAATGATTTTTTGGTAAGAGAAACCAAATTTTCGACTCTGCCGTTTCACTTCGGCTACTGTATAGACTCGATGCCTAGCGTCGAGGAGAGCATGCGCGAAAAGGAAAACGCCGTATACGGCTCGTGCGTGCCGGAAATCGTCAAAGAAATCCAAGAAGAATACAACATCAAGCGCAATCAAAAAATCGACATCACCGAAAACCAAATAGATCCATCGTTCGTAGTGGATAAAACCAGGGGTGCGGTGGCGGTAAGCGACGTGATGGCGAGGAAAAAGGTCATCAGGGTGGAAACGGACATGGGCGCTAGAGTGAGCGACGTGATAATGCCGTTTCCCGTGCCGCCTACGTATCAGCTAAGCGAAGAGATAAATATGCTCGGCAAAGAGTACGAGATAGCTACGGGCGTAAATAGCGTAATGACCGGTCAAACCAGCCCGAGCGATCGCCGCGCTATGGGCGCGCTACAAACGGTGAACGCCGCAAGCTCGATGAGAATAGAGAGCATGATGCAGACTCTGCTAGAAACTATGCTTTCAAGCTATGCGCAGCACTTCGTAGAGCTGCTTTATCGCTTCGTAAGCGACGATGAATTCGTAAAAATCACCGAAGACGAGAGCGTGATAGACGCGATCGGTACGCTTGCGCAAAGAAAGGCGAACCGCTTGGACTTTGACATCTCCGTAAATTTCGGCACGACAATAGCAAATGAAGTAAAAATCAATCAACTAAACGGGCTACTGGGCGTGCTAGCCCAAAATCAAATAAGCTCACCGCAAATAACGGGCGAAATCGT includes:
- a CDS encoding Holliday junction DNA helicase RuvB — encoded protein: MDRIVEIEKVSFENDFEVSLRPTKFEDYIGQEKIKQNLDVFIKAAKKRNECLDHVLFYGPPGLGKTTLAHIIANEMGVSIKMTAAPMIEKSGDLAAILTNLQEGDVLFIDEIHRLSPAIEEVLYPAMEDFRLDIIIGSGPAAQTIKIDLPKFTLIGATTRAGMISAPLRDRFGMDFRLQFYTSSELSRIVQIASAKLGKECDKNASLEIAKRSRATPRIALRLLKRIRDFAEVNDEQIISHERAKEGLNALGVNSLGFDEMDIRYLEILMQARRRPMGLSTIAAALSEDEGTVEDVIEPYLLANGFIERTAKGRIASAKCFETFNVKIDIEKGLFE
- a CDS encoding cytochrome C; translation: MGEPHLCPRCKQRTIYFDGICYDCRQKEKLEFYQGLSEAEIKQKLKNVLAHTDEIGKYDEIYSDLVYIFYLHGICDEQIIREVTKECEYYPFEIYKNAPSDVRDELINSLNGAENIVKINHILCALAWQGDEVVRELFFKLYNAPKPWKAKLYVDTDAYAQVAGWSFDESGKRRNLVFDRCFTCGPSQNVDASIKFKALSDEKCKFCSGEMLEFIIKKESLKRLGLELKNDAVLKFCPTCVGLVQYFCQNDGNSVQTEVVGEGESDDYLRDAVATLDGQKFELASEVCAHYSYMIDSEILLGGYPQWEQDAEYLKCPKCSKSMKYLAQIPLGSLVDGEGTIYVQICDECEIIGANFQCT
- a CDS encoding histidine triad (HIT) protein, whose translation is MIYEDKFIKIEREDNELPWIKIFTIKPFRELSDCDEASRARLFEAMLISEKAMLEFYKPTKINIASFGNYVPHVHIHVIARFSNDAFFPDSVWANPKRKSELALPEFDKFAKFLEEKLRASFE
- a CDS encoding two-component sensor histidine kinase, with the translated sequence MHKSFKIQIIATFVIMSLFCFQSFVILNLSQKNSTSKALFGAMKHETIIKNSFLKNENITPSLKYKFAIYDVNFNPIISNLSKQPSNFKFVTLEENGCLFYKSFFIKDKTPYYIVVEKELDNEKSIFLAALMLLVILVAVLFIVYFLYLSSVKPYKEFQKYMNNFFNDAMHELKTPLGVAGMNLEMLGLENKYITRIKNALKQMQITYEDVEYFIKRGYIKFPLERLNLGEYIIERVKFLSSVAEVKHIVVKTNLASDAFTMLSKVEAQRIIDNTITNAIKYSQKESEILINLSFEDERIKLSVQDFGKGIKDVKKVWKRYVREDEIQGGFGLGLNIVSEICQKHDILYGVDSVYGEGSTFYYKFKRA
- a CDS encoding AI-2E family transporter — its product is MNNRLFFGIFVFCALALVVYLFKPYLLDIFIAALLAVAVSNVQIAFLSLTKNRKTLSSALTTSVLLCLFIAPLLYAVVEIAKYAAGFDINNVTKTIEFIKNYDFRMPESINFLEPKIKEFIGGLDIKMLFSQLATNLASLGKLSLKFGVDMIIILVFFFFCNLYGNELISYLKYALPLKQDDTESILSEVGNVMSVVFYSTIANMIIQGFLFAIITSFYGYDGVLTGIFFSFASLIPVVGGILAWGPISIYEFANANIAAAITIAIYTIVVISFAADTLLKPLVIKFINSKLVKIPTKINELLIFFAMLAGITTFGFWGVILGPAIVTFFISTIKLYTLLRERNFV